In one window of Nocardia brasiliensis DNA:
- a CDS encoding aspartate aminotransferase family protein yields the protein MDHVFYPWSAQAELNPVPITGASGAYFWDDQGKRYLDFCSQMVNVNIGHQHPDIVAAIVAQAQVLTTISPTMGNEVRSELARLIVERAPGELNRVLFTTGGAEAIEHAVRLARSYTGRTKMLSAYRSYHGGTGTAIGLTGEPRRWGAEPTNVDVVRFFGPYPYRSPWGTSTPEEETAAALHHLRQVIELEGPQNIAGLIMETVVGTNGVLIPPPGYLAGVRALCDEFGIVYIADEVMVGFGRIGEWFAVRAFDVAPDIITFAKGVNSGYVPLGGVLIAERIAQRYDHTVYPGGLTYAGHPLACAAGVASIGVFERDGILEHVRSVGADVLGKGLHELAARHPSVGEVRGLGFFWALDLVRDPGTREPLVPFAAAGAAAEPMAKVTAAAKARGLWPFNAGNRFQIAPPLTTSADELRTGLEIVDEVLAVADSYVR from the coding sequence GTGGATCACGTCTTCTACCCGTGGAGCGCGCAGGCCGAACTGAACCCGGTGCCGATCACGGGAGCCTCCGGCGCCTACTTCTGGGACGACCAGGGCAAGCGCTACCTCGACTTCTGTTCGCAGATGGTCAATGTCAACATCGGACACCAGCATCCCGACATCGTCGCGGCGATCGTCGCGCAGGCCCAGGTGCTGACCACCATCTCCCCGACCATGGGCAACGAGGTGCGCAGCGAGCTGGCCCGGCTCATCGTGGAGCGGGCGCCGGGTGAGCTGAACCGGGTCCTGTTCACCACCGGCGGCGCGGAGGCGATCGAGCACGCCGTGCGCCTGGCGCGCAGCTACACCGGCCGCACCAAGATGCTGTCCGCGTACCGGTCCTACCACGGCGGCACCGGTACCGCGATCGGCCTGACGGGCGAGCCGCGCCGCTGGGGCGCGGAGCCGACGAACGTCGACGTGGTCCGGTTCTTCGGCCCGTATCCCTATCGATCACCGTGGGGCACAAGCACTCCCGAGGAGGAGACGGCGGCCGCGCTGCATCATCTGCGGCAGGTGATCGAACTGGAGGGGCCGCAGAACATCGCGGGCTTGATCATGGAAACGGTGGTCGGCACCAACGGTGTGCTGATCCCGCCGCCCGGCTACCTGGCGGGTGTGCGAGCGCTGTGCGACGAGTTCGGCATCGTCTACATCGCCGACGAGGTGATGGTCGGCTTCGGCCGGATCGGGGAGTGGTTCGCGGTGCGGGCCTTCGATGTCGCGCCCGACATCATCACCTTCGCCAAGGGGGTGAACTCCGGCTACGTGCCGCTCGGCGGCGTGCTCATCGCCGAGCGGATCGCGCAGCGCTACGACCACACCGTCTATCCCGGCGGGCTCACCTACGCGGGCCATCCGCTGGCGTGTGCGGCCGGTGTCGCCTCGATCGGGGTCTTCGAGCGCGACGGCATCCTCGAGCACGTGCGCTCGGTCGGGGCGGACGTGCTCGGAAAAGGGTTGCACGAGTTGGCCGCTCGGCATCCCAGCGTCGGCGAGGTGCGCGGGCTCGGCTTCTTCTGGGCACTGGATCTGGTTCGTGATCCCGGGACCAGGGAGCCGCTGGTGCCGTTCGCCGCCGCGGGCGCGGCCGCCGAGCCGATGGCGAAGGTGACCGCCGCCGCCAAGGCACGTGGGTTGTGGCCGTTCAACGCGGGCAACCGTTTTCAGATCGCGCCGCCGCTCACCACGTCGGCGGACGAACTGCGCACCGGCCTCGAGATCGTCGACGAGGTCCTCGCGGTGGCCGACTCCTACGTGCGCTGA